A single bacterium DNA region contains:
- a CDS encoding transcriptional repressor yields MPMSRGFGPMWWHGRFRGCGYRVTVPREAILDMLSKSDKHLSAEDIYMKVHTRYPAIGLTTIYRTLDILANMGLIFKFDFGDGRARYELVEGPKGKMHHHHLICTSCNRIIDYTDFIDDEVELLKRTEKGLLKKYNFKITNHLIQFYGLCEKCQKKGGD; encoded by the coding sequence ATGCCGATGTCTCGTGGCTTTGGCCCAATGTGGTGGCATGGGAGATTTAGAGGGTGTGGTTATAGGGTAACTGTACCAAGAGAAGCTATACTTGATATGCTTTCTAAATCTGATAAGCATTTAAGCGCAGAAGATATATATATGAAAGTTCATACTCGTTATCCTGCTATAGGATTGACAACAATTTACAGAACTTTGGATATTTTAGCTAATATGGGTTTAATATTTAAATTTGATTTTGGAGATGGCAGGGCAAGATATGAACTAGTAGAAGGGCCTAAAGGGAAAATGCACCATCATCATTTGATATGTACAAGTTGCAATAGAATTATTGATTATACAGACTTCATAGATGATGAAGTAGAACTTCTTAAGCGAACCGAAAAAGGGCTTTTGAAAAAATATAATTTTAAAATAACAAATCATCTTATTCAGTTTTATGGGTTATGTGAAAAATGTCAAAAGAAGGGAGGTGATTAA